From a single Anaerolineales bacterium genomic region:
- the pgeF gene encoding peptidoglycan editing factor PgeF, protein MPFYEQNELRYYQFDIFPKNILNAVLTRRGGISPQPWSSLNLGGSVGDDADHVAQNRVHVFETLGRNPASIHDVWLVHGTDIVYADAPRLPGAPSEKADILFTDNPEVSLFMRFADCVPLLFHDPKKHVIGIAHAGWMGTLQGVAGTAIRGMQERYGSDPADVVVGIGPSIGVDHYEVGEEVAAKFQEKYPEHTESILQRKNGSVYLDLWAANACQLKGAGVEHIQVSGICTACNLDDWFSHRAEKGKTGRFGALMALG, encoded by the coding sequence ATGCCGTTCTATGAACAGAACGAACTGCGTTATTACCAGTTCGATATCTTCCCGAAGAACATTCTCAACGCCGTTCTGACCCGGCGAGGCGGGATCAGTCCGCAGCCGTGGAGTTCGCTCAATCTCGGCGGATCGGTGGGGGATGACGCCGACCATGTGGCGCAGAATCGTGTGCACGTGTTTGAAACGCTTGGACGTAACCCCGCCTCCATCCATGACGTGTGGCTGGTCCACGGCACAGACATTGTCTACGCTGACGCCCCGCGCCTGCCCGGCGCACCTTCCGAGAAGGCGGATATCCTTTTCACCGACAATCCCGAGGTCTCGCTCTTCATGCGTTTCGCGGACTGTGTTCCGCTTTTGTTCCACGACCCGAAGAAACACGTCATTGGCATTGCCCACGCAGGCTGGATGGGAACACTGCAAGGCGTGGCAGGCACAGCCATTCGTGGCATGCAGGAGCGGTACGGCAGCGACCCCGCGGATGTAGTGGTCGGTATCGGTCCATCCATCGGCGTGGATCATTATGAGGTGGGAGAGGAAGTCGCGGCGAAATTTCAGGAGAAATATCCTGAACACACGGAGAGCATCCTTCAGCGCAAAAATGGGAGTGTCTATCTCGATCTGTGGGCGGCGAACGCCTGTCAGCTAAAAGGTGCGGGTGTGGAGCACATTCAAGTTTCCGGCATTTGCACCGCCTGCAATCTGGATGACTGGTTCTCGCACCGCGCCGAAAAAGGGAAAACCGGTCGCTTTGGCGCGCTGATGGCGCTGGGATAA
- a CDS encoding DUF167 domain-containing protein, with product MTRKYVLHDGRRGSALAVRVTPRADRNEIVSVMSDGTIKVHLAADPADDKSNAELLVFLAEVLGVPKSRVEIVAGEAGRDKLVSILDMDVETAHQRIVAHMD from the coding sequence ATGACAAGAAAATATGTCCTTCATGACGGCAGGCGCGGATCTGCCCTGGCAGTGCGGGTGACGCCGCGCGCCGACCGCAACGAGATCGTCAGTGTGATGAGCGATGGGACGATCAAGGTACATCTTGCGGCAGATCCCGCGGACGATAAATCGAATGCGGAGCTGCTTGTGTTTTTGGCGGAAGTATTGGGCGTGCCCAAGTCCCGCGTGGAGATCGTGGCAGGCGAGGCGGGCAGGGATAAACTGGTCTCCATTTTGGATATGGATGTGGAGACCGCCCATCAGCGCATCGTGGCGCACATGGATTGA
- a CDS encoding L,D-transpeptidase, translated as MTKAISRRDFLKLAGLGLGALAFKPFKLPELEYFSAPKRLPQFPASEIIGRVVEPNIDLRSRPTNDPSLNTSISKLGADTLVEWGREVVGNVIGGLSNQKYVETPQGYIYGSVLQPTRNRPNTPVTEMLPGQPGFWAEVTVPYVDLAHEGAVASPWLRDLILFNFPPRLYYGQVVWIDQVRTVNGFPEYRWNEGAGGRGYGYGAYGEFFWADGAGFKILTDEDVAPISPDVDPNEKTISLNLDYQTLSCMEGNREVFFCRVASGLRVSDPATGLLMDYSTPAGTLLTHWKIISKNMTAGSDGSGYSTPAVPWCVFISGEGVAIHGTFWHSAFGEKRSHGCLNVTPEEAKWIFRWTHPHVSLAAGEIRSPLPDHGTIVNSKETKF; from the coding sequence ATGACGAAGGCGATTTCAAGGCGTGATTTTCTCAAACTGGCTGGGCTGGGCTTGGGCGCATTGGCGTTCAAGCCGTTCAAACTTCCCGAACTCGAATATTTTTCAGCGCCCAAGCGGCTGCCGCAATTCCCCGCCAGCGAGATCATCGGGCGGGTGGTGGAACCCAATATCGACCTGCGCAGTCGTCCCACGAACGACCCGAGTTTGAACACGTCCATCTCCAAGCTTGGCGCCGACACTCTTGTGGAATGGGGACGCGAAGTGGTCGGAAATGTGATCGGCGGACTTTCCAACCAAAAATATGTGGAAACTCCGCAGGGATATATTTACGGTTCTGTGCTTCAACCAACCCGCAACCGCCCTAACACGCCGGTGACGGAAATGCTACCCGGTCAACCTGGTTTTTGGGCGGAAGTGACCGTCCCGTATGTGGATCTGGCGCACGAAGGCGCCGTCGCTTCCCCCTGGCTGCGTGACTTGATCCTGTTCAACTTCCCGCCGCGGCTGTATTACGGTCAGGTGGTGTGGATCGATCAGGTGCGCACCGTGAACGGTTTTCCCGAGTATCGCTGGAATGAAGGCGCTGGCGGGCGCGGATATGGCTACGGCGCGTACGGCGAATTCTTCTGGGCGGACGGCGCAGGGTTTAAGATATTGACCGACGAAGATGTAGCGCCGATCAGTCCCGATGTGGACCCGAACGAAAAGACCATTTCCCTGAATTTGGATTACCAGACCCTTTCCTGCATGGAAGGCAACCGTGAAGTATTCTTCTGCCGCGTCGCCAGCGGATTGAGAGTCTCTGACCCCGCCACGGGTTTGTTGATGGATTATTCCACTCCCGCCGGTACTTTGCTGACCCACTGGAAGATCATCTCCAAGAACATGACCGCCGGTTCGGATGGCTCAGGCTATTCCACGCCCGCCGTGCCGTGGTGCGTCTTTATCAGCGGTGAAGGGGTTGCCATTCACGGCACGTTCTGGCACAGCGCGTTCGGCGAAAAACGTTCGCATGGCTGTCTCAACGTCACGCCGGAGGAAGCCAAGTGGATCTTCCGCTGGACGCATCCTCATGTTTCCCTAGCCGCCGGCGAGATACGAAGTCCCCTGCCTGACCATGGCACCATCGTAAATTCAAAAGAAACGAAATTCTAA
- a CDS encoding YggS family pyridoxal phosphate-dependent enzyme — translation MNDLVESIRERYLKTLDVIASAAKKAGRNPDSVKLVVVTKAQPLEVVRATIEAGAKILGENYAEEGVMKIQSLREFSAVEWHMIGHVQSRKAQLVAGNFNLMHSLDSLKLARRLDRFCGEAGRNLPVLLEFNVGGEESKGGWSAWDETRWSELLDELSQVIALPNLSVRGLMAMPPLGDTADFSRPFFQRLRRLQEFLAAQFPRADVSELSMGTSFDYEAAVEEGATFVRVGTAIVGERNYGTEDK, via the coding sequence ATGAATGATCTTGTTGAATCCATCCGTGAACGATATTTGAAAACGTTGGATGTCATCGCATCTGCGGCAAAAAAGGCGGGGCGGAATCCCGATTCCGTCAAGCTGGTCGTGGTGACAAAGGCGCAGCCGCTGGAGGTAGTGCGCGCCACGATCGAAGCGGGCGCGAAGATATTGGGGGAGAATTATGCCGAGGAAGGCGTCATGAAAATTCAATCTCTGCGGGAATTTTCTGCGGTAGAATGGCACATGATCGGTCACGTGCAGAGCCGCAAAGCGCAGCTCGTGGCTGGGAACTTTAACTTGATGCATTCGCTCGACAGCCTGAAACTCGCGCGGCGGCTGGACCGTTTTTGCGGGGAGGCAGGCAGAAACCTGCCCGTGCTGCTGGAATTCAACGTCGGCGGCGAGGAGAGCAAAGGCGGCTGGTCGGCATGGGACGAAACGCGCTGGAGCGAACTGCTGGACGAGTTGTCGCAGGTGATCGCGCTGCCAAATTTGAGCGTGCGCGGATTGATGGCAATGCCGCCGCTCGGCGATACGGCAGATTTCTCGCGTCCGTTCTTCCAGCGTTTGCGGCGCTTGCAGGAATTCCTTGCGGCGCAATTTCCGCGGGCGGATGTGTCTGAACTCTCGATGGGAACCAGTTTCGATTATGAAGCGGCTGTGGAGGAGGGCGCCACGTTCGTGCGGGTGGGCACGGCGATCGTCGGCGAGAGAAATTATGGCACGGAGGATAAATGA
- a CDS encoding DUF2085 domain-containing protein: MLNVTLYTRKDCKLCDEVKADLNALQEKYPHRLVEVDIDTDSALKEKFGQIIPVVEVGPYSLKAPITRQKLQMTLGAASDRVNQLEQLDDPVYKYKTQKSQTVTTGDRVSFWIARRYLLMLNLFMLIYVGLPFLAPTLMKVGAEAPASLIYRIYKPLCHQFGFRSFFLFGEQPFYPLAEAGVTGYKTYEEVTGIANLGDPYSMTRFEARNHVGDEIMGYKVALCERDIAIYLALLGFGVIFGITGRRFKSLHWMLWLIIGMGPIGLDGFSQLFSQFEWEWLNSLIPYRESTPFLRTLTGALFGFATAWFAYPNIEESMSETRQYYIKKFAVKQASE; the protein is encoded by the coding sequence ATGCTCAATGTAACCCTCTACACCCGAAAAGACTGCAAACTCTGCGACGAAGTCAAAGCCGACCTGAACGCGCTTCAGGAGAAATATCCGCACCGCCTCGTGGAAGTGGATATTGACACCGACTCCGCGTTGAAGGAGAAATTCGGGCAAATCATCCCCGTGGTCGAAGTCGGTCCCTACAGCCTGAAAGCTCCCATCACACGCCAGAAACTGCAAATGACCCTCGGCGCCGCCTCTGACCGCGTCAACCAACTCGAACAACTGGACGACCCTGTTTACAAATACAAGACCCAAAAATCGCAGACCGTCACCACCGGCGACCGCGTCTCGTTTTGGATCGCGCGCCGTTACCTGTTGATGCTCAATCTGTTCATGCTGATCTATGTCGGTCTGCCCTTCCTCGCCCCCACCCTGATGAAAGTCGGCGCGGAAGCCCCGGCGAGCCTCATCTACCGCATCTACAAACCGCTTTGTCATCAGTTCGGTTTTCGCTCCTTCTTCCTTTTTGGCGAACAGCCTTTTTATCCGCTGGCGGAAGCGGGTGTGACGGGCTACAAGACCTACGAGGAAGTTACCGGCATCGCCAACCTGGGCGACCCGTACAGCATGACCCGCTTTGAAGCCCGCAACCACGTCGGCGACGAGATCATGGGCTACAAAGTGGCGCTGTGCGAACGCGACATCGCCATCTATCTCGCGCTTCTGGGGTTTGGCGTGATCTTTGGCATAACCGGGCGCCGCTTCAAATCCCTGCATTGGATGCTCTGGCTGATTATTGGCATGGGTCCCATCGGCTTGGACGGCTTCTCGCAGCTCTTTAGTCAATTCGAATGGGAATGGCTGAATTCCCTCATCCCATATCGTGAAAGCACGCCCTTCCTGCGCACGCTCACCGGCGCATTGTTCGGTTTTGCCACCGCCTGGTTCGCCTACCCCAACATCGAAGAATCCATGAGCGAAACGCGCCAGTATTACATCAAAAAATTCGCCGTCAAACAGGCTTCCGAATAA
- a CDS encoding tetratricopeptide repeat protein, with translation MKKTLRLVLGLWLAAVIAACSALPELPAIPPGWTRTPSLTPTPEATFTPTLIPTPIPAMRAGAGDRALFNGDYDTALLHYSVALQDSPDPSIRASAQWGQARIYYEQERYTETLRELQTLSAEYPQSPQAAQAYFLQGFIYYRLENYSAAADAWQMYLTLRPGYLDAYVNELRGDALFGAKRFAEALDAYTAAIQAPALGDDIHLDLKAASCYTQLGQYNDALALYDGIIARASSDFIKAQATYEAGRVHQNLGQNEAALEKFLFAVENYPLSYYSYLSLVALLDAGGTVSELDRGLVDYFAGQYVVAIAAFDRYLASNPADNDGTAYYYRALSRRNLSFYDEALADYTTFIEGYPNHPRWGDAWGERAFIEWAQKGEYSKAAETLLGFVQAAPNTNLASDYLMSAARIYERDGQNDKATETWARVANEYPGTLNAANAVFLMGVIYYRDGNYASALESFNRSLVLSESSAREQSRALLWLGKSQEKLGNAEAALDAWRDGQNRNSGGYYSERARDLLLERAPFAPSASANYTPDLEAEREDADRWMRLTFNLGDDVDFDTLGPLAADARVIRGREYWDLGLYEKAKLEFEDLRSQLETTQDAVGSYRLTNYLLDIGMYRSAIFAARQTLTIAGLNDHAASMMAPMYFSRIRYGFYFSDLVIPEAQKNGLDPLLVFSVIRQESFFEGFVSSTANARGLMQVIPSTGAQIAGELGKPLNYTEKDLYRPQVSVMFGTYYLQKNRSLFEGDFYAMLAAYNGGAGNTLQWKALAGDDPDLLLESVRFEETRNYIRNIYEIYAVYKRLYGAGEQ, from the coding sequence ATGAAGAAAACCCTGCGCCTCGTTCTTGGACTTTGGCTTGCCGCTGTTATCGCAGCCTGTTCCGCCCTCCCGGAACTTCCCGCCATCCCGCCCGGCTGGACGAGAACGCCAAGCCTTACTCCAACCCCTGAAGCGACCTTCACTCCTACGTTGATCCCGACCCCGATCCCCGCCATGCGCGCCGGCGCGGGAGACCGCGCGCTCTTCAACGGCGACTACGATACGGCGTTGTTGCATTATTCGGTCGCATTGCAGGATTCGCCCGATCCGTCCATCCGCGCGTCGGCGCAATGGGGGCAGGCGCGCATTTATTATGAGCAGGAACGCTACACTGAAACGCTGCGGGAACTGCAAACCCTGAGCGCGGAATATCCGCAATCGCCGCAGGCTGCGCAGGCATATTTCCTGCAGGGATTTATCTATTACCGCTTGGAAAATTATTCCGCCGCCGCCGATGCGTGGCAGATGTACCTTACCCTGCGCCCCGGTTATCTGGATGCCTACGTCAACGAATTGCGCGGCGATGCGCTCTTTGGCGCGAAACGCTTTGCGGAGGCATTGGATGCCTACACTGCCGCCATTCAGGCTCCGGCGCTCGGCGATGACATCCATCTTGATCTGAAAGCCGCATCCTGCTACACCCAGCTTGGTCAATACAACGATGCGCTGGCTCTGTACGACGGCATTATCGCGCGCGCGTCGAGCGATTTCATCAAGGCTCAGGCGACGTACGAGGCTGGGCGGGTGCACCAGAACCTCGGTCAGAATGAGGCGGCGCTGGAGAAATTTCTCTTCGCGGTGGAGAACTATCCGCTTTCGTATTATTCCTACCTCAGCCTCGTTGCCCTGCTCGATGCGGGCGGGACGGTCAGCGAACTGGACCGCGGACTTGTGGATTATTTCGCCGGTCAATACGTGGTCGCCATCGCCGCATTCGACCGGTATCTCGCGTCGAACCCCGCTGACAATGACGGCACCGCCTACTATTACCGCGCGCTTTCGCGCCGCAATTTGAGTTTTTATGATGAAGCGCTGGCGGATTACACCACTTTCATCGAAGGCTATCCCAACCATCCGCGCTGGGGCGATGCGTGGGGCGAAAGGGCGTTCATCGAATGGGCGCAAAAGGGAGAATATTCCAAAGCCGCCGAGACCCTGCTTGGGTTTGTGCAGGCGGCGCCGAACACCAATCTCGCCAGTGATTACCTGATGAGCGCGGCGCGCATCTACGAGCGCGATGGTCAGAACGACAAGGCAACCGAGACATGGGCGCGCGTGGCAAATGAATATCCCGGCACGCTGAACGCCGCCAATGCAGTTTTTCTGATGGGTGTGATCTATTACCGTGACGGAAATTATGCCTCCGCGCTGGAGTCTTTCAACCGCAGTCTGGTGCTGTCCGAATCATCGGCAAGGGAACAATCGCGGGCGTTGTTGTGGCTTGGGAAGTCGCAGGAAAAACTGGGCAACGCCGAAGCCGCCCTGGACGCCTGGCGCGACGGTCAGAACCGCAACTCGGGCGGATACTACAGCGAACGCGCGCGCGACCTGTTGTTGGAACGCGCTCCCTTCGCTCCGTCCGCGTCCGCCAATTACACGCCGGATTTGGAAGCGGAGCGCGAGGACGCCGACAGGTGGATGCGCCTGACCTTCAACCTCGGCGATGACGTGGATTTCGATACGCTCGGTCCGCTTGCGGCGGATGCGCGCGTGATCCGCGGCAGGGAATACTGGGACCTGGGGCTGTACGAAAAGGCAAAACTCGAATTCGAAGACCTGCGCTCGCAGTTGGAGACAACGCAGGATGCCGTCGGCAGTTACCGCCTGACCAATTACCTGCTGGACATTGGAATGTACCGGTCCGCCATTTTCGCGGCAAGACAAACGCTGACCATCGCCGGTCTCAACGACCATGCCGCATCCATGATGGCGCCGATGTATTTCAGCCGCATCCGGTATGGTTTCTATTTCTCCGACTTGGTCATCCCCGAAGCGCAAAAGAACGGACTGGACCCTCTGCTGGTCTTCAGCGTCATCCGGCAGGAAAGTTTCTTCGAGGGCTTTGTCAGTTCGACCGCCAATGCGCGCGGACTGATGCAGGTCATCCCGTCGACGGGCGCGCAGATCGCCGGGGAACTTGGCAAGCCGCTCAACTACACCGAAAAGGACTTGTACCGTCCGCAGGTCAGCGTGATGTTCGGGACGTATTATCTTCAAAAGAATCGCAGCTTGTTCGAGGGCGACTTCTATGCCATGCTGGCGGCGTACAACGGCGGCGCGGGCAACACCCTGCAATGGAAAGCGCTCGCCGGGGACGACCCCGACCTGCTGCTCGAAAGTGTGCGTTTCGAGGAGACGCGCAATTACATCCGCAATATTTATGAGATCTATGCGGTGTACAAACGGTTGTATGGGGCGGGAGAACAATAA
- a CDS encoding cytochrome c biogenesis protein CcdA, with translation MDISQITVWLAFLAGLASFLSPCVFSLVPAYVGYLGGRAAGAGDQPSRWLTFSHGLAFVMGFSVIFITLGVAASFAGGLLYDLRYWLAKIGGIVVVVFGLHMIGVFHIPFLAYDTRIQQAPDPKLGYLSSALMGVFFSAGWSPCVGPVLGAILTLAVNGGSVSQGATLLSFYSAGLAIPFLIAALGIGWVSTILKKYNKVMRYVEIAMGIILVIVGIMLFTGIFELIAQQGQFFWIDFGI, from the coding sequence ATGGATATTTCACAGATCACCGTCTGGCTGGCATTTCTCGCAGGGCTGGCGTCCTTCCTTTCGCCGTGCGTGTTCTCGCTCGTGCCTGCTTATGTCGGCTACCTCGGCGGACGCGCGGCTGGCGCAGGCGACCAGCCAAGCCGCTGGCTTACCTTCTCGCACGGACTGGCGTTCGTGATGGGCTTCAGCGTTATCTTTATCACGCTCGGCGTTGCGGCTTCTTTTGCAGGCGGCTTGCTTTACGACTTGCGTTACTGGCTCGCCAAGATCGGCGGCATTGTGGTCGTTGTTTTCGGTCTGCATATGATCGGCGTGTTTCATATCCCCTTCCTCGCCTACGACACCCGCATCCAGCAGGCGCCCGACCCGAAACTTGGCTACCTCTCCTCCGCGCTGATGGGCGTCTTTTTCTCGGCGGGATGGTCTCCGTGTGTGGGACCCGTTCTCGGCGCGATCCTGACGCTGGCAGTCAACGGCGGATCGGTCTCCCAAGGCGCGACGCTTCTCTCCTTCTATTCGGCTGGACTCGCCATCCCATTCCTGATCGCCGCCCTCGGCATCGGCTGGGTAAGCACCATCCTGAAGAAATACAACAAGGTCATGCGCTACGTGGAAATTGCAATGGGCATCATCCTCGTCATCGTCGGCATCATGCTCTTCACCGGCATCTTCGAGCTCATCGCCCAGCAGGGACAATTCTTCTGGATCGATTTCGGCATCTAG
- a CDS encoding YggT family protein — translation MSFDALAVIVRVLAQMFIWIVFGSVILSYFMPPYHPVREALDRIVAPFLDPIRRVMPRTGMIDFSPLVLILAVDLLSRALVALLLSL, via the coding sequence ATGAGTTTTGATGCTTTGGCTGTCATCGTGCGCGTGCTGGCGCAGATGTTCATTTGGATCGTGTTCGGTTCGGTGATCCTTTCTTATTTTATGCCGCCTTACCACCCTGTGCGTGAGGCATTGGACCGCATTGTTGCGCCGTTCCTCGACCCGATCCGCAGGGTTATGCCGCGGACAGGGATGATCGATTTCAGCCCCCTGGTGCTGATCCTGGCAGTGGATTTGCTGTCGCGGGCGCTGGTCGCCTTACTCCTTTCCTTATAA